The Vibrio penaeicida sequence CGGTTCGCCAGGGGGAAGCCGTATCATTGGTTACGTGGCTCAATCCATTATCGCGCATTTACAGTGGGGCATGGATATTCAACAAGCCATCAACCAACCTCATTTGGTAAACCGATTCGGAACGTTGGATATCGAGAAAGGCACCGCAGCCGAGTCCATGCAGTCAACGCTTGAAGGCATGGGGCACAAGGTAAACATTCGCGATCTCAATTCCGGACTGCATGCCATTCGACTCACCAAAGACGGCTTAGAAGGTGCTGCTGACCCGCGCCGTGAAGGTGCCGCTATTGGTGAATAGCCGAATCTAGACGTTGTGCCAACGCCCTTGTGAGATATCTCTTACAAGGGCGTAAGTGAACGCGGTTTCATTTATATCAACAAGAGAAGAAGCTAAGCCTAAGGTGCTGATATAAAACAAATTAGGTAATATTGACGCTTATTTGAGCAGAGGTTTTTTCTGCCCGTATATTGAGGAAAATCCTCAATCTCTTAATATTAACCCTGTCGGAAGGATGCTGACACGGAACAGGAAAAGCCAAGGATTTGGTTATCTTCAGGATGAAGATTTGATTATTTAGGATGAATAATCAGCATGGAGCAAAAAAGGACATTGAACGGACTCAATCGTTATCAGGAAGATAACGCAAGGAAGACAATGGACACCTCTAGGATGAGGCAAGGAACAAACATCAGGATGATGTAAAGGACACCGCTCAAGGAACAAGTGAGCACGCTAACGAGGAACGTTGGCTGATCAGGATAAGATCATGGACACCGCTAGGATGGCGATGAAAAGGATTATGCTGAAGGATTCAGTATTGCTATCAAGGATTTGATGCATGGAGCAACTTTAGTAGCCGGATTGCTGCGAGTAAGATTATAACCCCGATGGGCATTGCTCTCGGGGTTTTTCTTTATCTGTACATAAGTAACCTTTCAGCCTAACGGTTTTATCACCTGTGCCACTATTCCGTGATAAAGCTAGTCAGCGATATAACTAATCAGCAATATAGATAACCAGAGATAAAGCGCCCCTGTAATGAGACAAAAAAAAAGCCCGCTTGCGCAGGCTTTGATTCCATTCATTGTCGCGGTTAGAGCTTTTCTAGCTTGGCGAATGCCGTTACTAACCATTTAATCCCTTCACCGTTGAACGCGACTTGGACACGGCTTTGGGGACCACTGCCTTCAAAGTTAATAATCGTCCCTTCACCAAATTTCGGATGCATCACTCTCGCGCCTAATGAAAAGCCCGTTTCGTTGAAGTTTTCTTTCACGACTTGCTGACTGAACCGCCCAGATGATGCCGGTCGGCTCACTTGCGCTTTCATTCGAACTTCATCCAAGCACGTTTCTGGTAGTTCACGAATAAAGCGTGAAGGTTTGTGGTACTTATCTTGCCCGTATAGACGACGCATTTCCGCGTAAGTGATGTAAAGCTTCTCTTTTGCTCGTGTCATACCCACATAGCAAAGGCGTCGTTCCTCTTCTAACCTGCCAGCTTCTTCAGCCGACATCTGGCTTGGGAACATCCCTTCTTCGACACCAACCATAAATACGAGGGGAAATTCCAACCCTTTAGCACTGTGAAGAGTCATAAGCTGCACCGCGTCATCGAATTCGTCGGCTTGCCCTTCTCCGGCTTCAAGCGCAGCGTGCGTAAGGAATGCAGTGAGTTCGGATAATTCTTCGGCTTCTTCTGGCTTTTCAAATTGGCGAGTCGCCGTAACCAATTCCTCAAGGTTTTCAATTCGAGCTTTCGACTTTTCACCTTTTTCTTGTTCGTACATCGCGTACAAACCTGAATTTTTAATGACGTGGTCGGTTTGATGATGCATCGGCATTTCAAACGTATCGTCTTCAAGTGCATTGATGAGTTCGATAAATCGACTTAACGCACCAGCGGCTCGTCCGGCTAGAACCTTTTCTTCCAACAACGCTTGTGAGGCTTGCCAGAGTGTGGCACCACGATCTCGAGCAGCAAAACGAATGGTTTCGAGTGTTTTATCCCCCATTCCACGAGTTGGTGTATTTACAACACGTTCGAATGCGGCATCGTCATTCCGGTTAGACATCAAACGCAAGTAGCACAGTGCATCTTTGATTTCTTGCCGCTCGAAGAATCGCATGCCACCGTAGATACGATAAGGTAACCCAGACTGAATTAACGCTTCTTCCAAAACACGGGATTGGGCGTTATTACGATAAAGCATGGCGGTGTCATTCAGCGCTCCGCCTTTCTCTTGCCACTCTTTTATTTTGCTAACGGTAAAGCGAGCTTCATCGAGCTCGTTATACGCCGAATACACAGAGATAGGCTCGCCATCATTGCCATCAGTCCAGAGCTCTTTACCCATGCGCTCCGTATTATTGGAAATCAGTTCATTGGCTGCCGATAAAATGGTCTTGGTTGAACGATAGTTTTGCTCTAATCGGATGGTTTTTGCTCCAAGGAATTCATCAAGAAAACGCTGAATGTTTTCGACTTTGGCTCCACGCCAACCATAAATGGATTGGTCGTCATCACCCACGATCATGACGCGTGCCTCTGGTCCCGCCATCATGCGAAGCCAAGCGTATTGAATGTTGTTGGTATCCTGAAACTCGTCGACCAATATATGTTTAAATCTCGCCTGATAATGCTCGCGAATGTGTTGTTTGTCTCGAAGCAACTCATGCGCTCGGAGCAGGATTTCAGCAAAATCCACCAGCCCAGCTCGGTCACAAGCCTCTTGGTATGCGGTGTATATTTGTAGGTTTGTTTTAGTTATGGGGTCTTGATAGCAATCGATGTGGTTAGGGCGCAAACCTTCGTCTTTTTTGGCGTTAATCCACCAAGCCGCTTGTCTCGCTGGCCACTGTTTTTCATCAAGATTCATGGCTTTGATCAATCGACGCAGTAGACGTTGTTGATCCTCTGAATCCAATATCTGAAAGTCTTCAGGAAGCTTGGCATCCAAGTAATGCGCCCGCAGAATACGATGGCAGATACCGTGGAAAGTGCCGTTCCACATACCCGATGCGCTGCCCATCATTAACTCTTCAATACGGCCACGCATTTCAGCCGCGGCTTTGTTGGTAAACGTTACCGACATAATAGAAAACGGAGAGGCATTCTCGACAGCCATTAGCCAAGCAATCCGGTGTACCAGCACCCGTGTTTTACCACTACCAGCCCCTGCAAGCACGAGCATATTCTCTAGCGGAGCTGCTACCGCTTCGCGTTGTTTGTCATTCAAACCATCAAGTAATAGGGAAGCGTCCATCGTTTTCTACTGTGTATTTATACATAACTGGTCATTATAACCGAATTCCAATGAAGAATAAGGTTGAATTCGCAATAAAAACCCCACTTTATAATTCACATAAAATCAATAGGTTGGAATATATTAAAAAAATAAGTAAAAAAAAATCGCGTTTTTTGTGAAAGATTTGTCGTTCATTCCTAATCTTATTCTGTAAGCAACCTGACAAACGCTTGTCCATCGCGAAACAGGTTGTCTTTATTAAAGAAACTAAGGATCAAGTTCGAGGATTGAAATATGAAAAAGTCTAATCTTGCTGTTACTGCTGCGGTTACGGGCCTTCTTGCCATCGCTGGTACTACTCTAACTGCTACTTCTGCGGTCGCAGCAGAAAAAGAGAAATGCTATGGCGTTTCCAAAGCAGGTAAAAACGACTGTGCAACCAAAACTAGCTCATGTGCTGGTACGTCTAAAGAAGATTTCCAAAAAGACGCATTCATCGTAGTACCTAAAGGTCTTTGTGACCGTTTGGCTGGTGGAAGCAACACGTCTTCTTAAGCCTTTCCCTCTTAGCCATTTCAGGGCGATGAGCCATGCTTATCGCCCTAATTTATGGAGTGGCTTTGTGAAAAAGGCTTAATAACCGCTAAACGCATACAGCTTTACAAGATTGGCTAAATCTTGATGAACTCACCGGAGAGAGACATGCATAACAAAGTTGGCGTTGGATTAAGAACACCACATTTGGATTACTTTTCTGAGGAAGCGACTGGATTGAGCTGGTTGGAAATCCACAGTGAAAACTATTTTCTCCCTAACTCTCTGCAACGCCAGCAACTTAATCAGATAGCGGACAATTACGATATTAGCTGCCATGGTATTGGACTGTCTCTAGGGTCGGTAGAAGGCGTCAGTCAATCGCACTTGGCGCGACTAGAACGCTTAATCAATGATTTACAACCTATTTTAGTTTCTGATCACTTAAGTTGGAGCGAAAACGGCGGTCATTACTTTAACGACCTGTTGCCGCTTCCCTATACGGAAGAAGCGTTGGATGTATTTTGTCGGAATGTGCTGCAAGTTCAAGATGCGATAAAGAGACCGCTACTCATTGAAAATCCATCGAGTTACGTGAAGTTTTCTCACTCTACGATAGATGAGTGGGTTTTTCTGTCCGAAGTGCAAAAGCGTACCGATTGCCAACTATTGCTCGACTTCAACAACATTTATGTCAGCGCATTCAACCACGGCTTCGATTGTGATGAATACTTAGCAGGCATCGATGCTACAAAGGTGGACGAGATACACCTTGCCGGCTTCACCATTAAGCAACATGAGAAAGGTGAAATTTGGATTGATACCCATAGCCGCCCTGTTTGTGATGAAGTTTGGGCGTTATTTGATGCTTGGATAAAAGAGCATGGTGAGCGACACACACTTATAGAGTGGGATTTGGATATTCCTGAACCTCAAGTTTTGATTCAAGAAGCCAGCAAAGCCAGTCATTACTTAATGCAGATCCAAGGAGAGTCTTATGGCACTTTCCCTCGCTGAGCTGCAAAACCAGTTTGCCAAAGCGCTGCATTACCAAGCTACTGGTGAATCCTGTGATTTAGTGTCTGATGAGTTCTCTGCTGACGAACGCATGCAGATTTATCGCAACAATTTTGTGATGAGTTTGTGCGAGGTAATTGAAGCAACCTATCCCAAGGTTTTAGCGCTAGTCGGTGAGGAGTGTTTTCAACAGCTTGCTCGTCAACACGTTTTGACACGCCCTTTAACCGAAGGCGATGTCTCTGGATATGGTGAAGGTTTTGCCGACACAATAAGACAGTTTGATCAAGTCATTGCTGCTGTGCCTTACCTCTCGGATATCGCTGACATGGAATGGAAACTGGATCTAAGTGAAATGGCATTATCTTTAGCAAGAGAAAAGCCATACTTATCTTTGGACAAACTCGCCTCCGTGGCTGAGGAACAACAGCCATCGCTTGTCCTTCATCTTGCTTCAAATATTCAGCTTATATCCAGCCAATTTGCCGTTTTCTCTTTGTGGGAAGCCTTAGAGAAAGAGAAGTTTGACGGATTAGAGCTGAATAACGCCGAGCAAGGTGTGGTATGGCTTGATTCTGCTCGCCATCTTCATATCGATCCGATATCAGATGAAGTACATCAACTTATTCAATCTTGTTCGATGGGGTTATCACTAGCAGAAATCGAACCCGATTTATTGACGCATTTGAACACTTTAATGGCCTCAGGCTACTTAGATGGGTTCAGTATAAAAGAACAACAAATAGAGGAAGAATTATGAGTTCAGCCATTCGAAATATTATCGACACCTACGATGGAATCGTAGACAAACTTCAAGCTGGATTTATTCCGTTGTTACTTGTTTTTTGCCGCTTATGGGTAGCTTGGGTCTTTTTCAATTCAGGGCTGACCAAAATTGCTTCATGGGACAGTACCCTGTACCTCTTTGAGTTTGAATATGTCGTCCCATTGCTACCTTGGGAGTTTGCTGCGTATTCAGGAACAGCAGCAGAGCTGATTTTACCTGTCTTTCTTGCGCTCGGGCTTTTTACACGCCCAATGGCAGCCATATTGTTTGTATTCAATATTATTGCCGTTATCTCTTACCCACTTCTGTGGGAAAAAGGCTTCTACGATCATCAGCTATGGGGTTTGATGATTCTTATAAATGTTGTTTGGGGAGCCGGTCTGATTTCAGTCGACCATATCTTAAAGAAAAAGCTAACCCAATAACAAATCTCCCTTTAGTTAAGTAGCAACCTGTAAGCTACCTACCAATTCGCCCCAGTTTCTGGGGCATTTTTTTGCATGCGCCTCTCAGCCTTAAGCGCTTATCTTAAGCTCAATAAATACTCTATTAACATCTATATCACTACCATCATCTATGTAGCAAACACCAATATTGCTGAAATGAAGTTAAAACATTGATGTATTTCGTCACCACACCTCCCCCCTCAACCGTGGATGACCAAGGCGGCTGTAATAGAGCCGCCTTTTTTATCACTCTATACCCAGTATCTTAGTTTTTTAGCAAACTAGGTTTTTAGTGCTCTAGACTTACAGCTATCAATAGGAAAGTGAATGGATAAGTTTCAGGATATTTAATGCAGATAGGGAAAATATAATTAGGCAGGGTTGGATGAAAGCCTAGATTATTTATTTGGATAAATTTGAGAAATATATTAACAGTCAAAAGCCTTTCGTATTTGTTAAATATTGCTATGAAATCCATAGATAAATTAAAAGCCAGCACAAAGGCTGGCTTTTAATTTTAGAATCCGATTATTTCTTAGAAAGGAATTCTTTCAGTTCATCTGGTGAAATACCCTGCTGAGCCAATTCAGCAGCGAGTTGCTGAACACTTTCACTCTTACGGGATTCAATCACTTGCTGAAATTGGTAAACAATATCTCTTAGCATATGCAAAGGAACTTGTTTGGCGGCGCTTCGAATACGCTCTTCACTCTGATTCCCGAGTTCACTAAGCAGTTTTCCGAACATTACTTTTTCTGGAGACTCTTCTAATTGCTCTAAAATACGAGCCATCTCATATGTTGTCATCGACATTGAATATGTATCTTCCAAATAGATCGGGGAAATAATTATATATGTGACGCTAAATATACACCCCTTTCGCTGTTGGGAAAACAATCAATTTCAATTATTGGTCATTTATATACTCGGCACCTTACAAAATGTGGTTAGCTGACTGCTTCTGCATGCCAATTCCTACCCACTCGGCTATACAGAATGATTAAAGCCGGTGCCAAAAGCCACATATGCAATGCAATTAGCGTCTCTGGCTCAAACGACAGTCTTTGCATAATACCAACCATAAGACCAGAACCACTCATTTGAAATAGCCCCAATAGAGCCGCAGCAGTGCCTGCTTTATCACCAAATGGAGCCAAAGCTTTCCCTGCCCCCGCACCCATGATGCATGCAAATCCAATGGATGACATAAAAATAGGCAACATAAAGCCCAAAGGCGTTTGCCACGATTTCATGCCAAGCATCATGGTACCGCCAATCAATAAAACAACGACACCAAATACCAAAGTCCCATGAGTGCCCCAGCGATCCATTAGTTTAGGTGCAACCATGCAAAATACGATGTTGAATATGGCATTGATTCCGAACCAGAACGTAAACGCGTTCATCGTAATCCCCATATTCGTCATTAATACTACGGGGGCTGACGTTACGTAGGCAAGAATGACGGCCATGCCCAACATGCAAAGCGACGAATGAAATATAAAACTCGGATGCTTCAATACGCTCAAGTATCTCGAAGGTCTAAACAAGGGCTCTTCCGAGCGTGAAGGGTTGGTTTCTTTTAGATTCATCAGCATCATGATACCGCCAATCACAGCAAAACCAGCCATAAAGCTAAAGTTACTCCGCCAGCCAAACTGTTGGGTTAGCCAGCTGCCTAAGATTGGTGCCAGAGCAGGAATAAAACATATTGCCCCGTTTAGGTAACTGATCATTCTGCCGCTTTTTTGGGGACCAAACATATCGCGAACTGTTGCAAAAGCTGCCACCGATGTCGCACAAGCACCGAAGCCTTGTAGCAGCCGAGCCATTAGCATCCACTCAATGGATTGAGCAACCCACGCCAAATAAGCGCTCAACCCGTAAATAACTATGCCTCCTAATGCAACAGTTCGACGTCCGTATCTGTCGGCAATGGGTCCTGCAAATAACTGCCCGATTCCCATCGCAAATAAAAACCAGGTCACCGTATCTTGTGCAAGTGTGGCGTCTACTTGAAATGCTTTCGCCATAGTTGGTAGCGCAGGAAGATAAATATCTATTGCCATTGGGCTAAAAAGCACAAGCATTACCAACATGGTGAATTGTAGCTTTGAGACTTTCTCTGGATTTATTGTCGACATAGTAACCGTCACTTCTGTTTTCTTAAGGCGGAGTTTATTATTATCAAGATATGAATGGAAATGGACTATTTTCATCTCAGATATTCCATGGGGGAATTTCTTAATGAATATTGAACAACTCGGTCGAATCGATCTCAACCTTCTGGTTTGCCTTAACGTGCTACTTGAAGAAAGAAACGTAACCCGAGCCGCATCTAGGCTCTGCTTAACACAATCTGCTGTCAGCAAATCATTAGCCAAACTGCGTACACAATTTGATGATCCACTGTTTTATAGGAGCGCACACGGACTAAACCCAACACCACGGGCACTATTCCTTAAACCCAAATTAGAAGCTCTAATCTATCATTTGGAATCTATTACACAGCCAGATAGTTTTGACCCGAAAACATCTGATCGTAGATTCCATATATCTTTAGTTGAAAGTGTGTACCCACTAATTCTGCCCCATTTTCTTCCGAAACTTTTCCAAGAATCGCCAGGTATCAAACTCACGACCCACCCCTGGAATAAAGAAACCTTTAAGCTTCTCCAATCCGGTGATATGGATTTCGGTATTACTGGAAAAGACATCGATATTAATGACGCCACTCTAACGATGCTGCCTCCAAGCGATATAGAAATGCAGGAAATATTTCAGGACGAACAGATTTGCTTGGTTCGAAAATACCATCCAGTTCTGAGCCGTCACTGGGACCTTGATGCCTACCTTGCCGAGCGACACGTCCAAGTAAGGTGTGATGGTAACGATCGCTGGTTACTTGATTATAAACTTGCTGATAAAGGCTTGGAACGAGACATCGCATTGTATGTTCCCGATTTTAACAGCGCAGCCAGCTTGTGTACTTACACCGATTTCGTGTTCACAGCACCAAGACATTTCGCTCAGTACATTTCGGGCTACCTCGACTTGGTACTGTTACCTTTACCGACAGAATTACCTCCAATGGCTTATACGCTTTTCTGGCATAAAGACAGAACACAAGACGCAGCGCTTAGCTGGTTTAGGAATATCATTACCTCGCATACTCACCACTTAAATAGTGTCGTTTGAGACTCAGAGATTGAATCATTTTGGCTATATATTGGTACGTTCAAAATTGCTTACAAGCTAGGCTTCATCTCACAGCAGAATACATTGCTTGTCTGATTAAAAAACGATAGTTTGTACGCAATTTCGTCGCAAGTACGGATAATAGAACAGTCGAAAAGGAATCATACGGATGGATGTCATGATTAAAGAAAGAGTAGAAGCCCTTCGTCGCTGGTTAAGCGAGAACAACGTTGATGCGGTTATCATTCCCCACGAAGATGAGTTTTTAGGAGAATACGTTCCCGCTCACCATGAACGTTTACTTTGGGCGACCGGATTTACTGGATCTGCTGGTGCAGCTGTAATCACGGCTGACAAAGCCGCTATTTTTGTCGACGGTAGATACACTGTTCAAGTAACAAAGCAATCACCTGCTGATGTTTTTGAATACTGTCATCTCATCCAACAGCCTCCTTTGGATTGGGCACTCGACAACTTACCGACAAATGCTAAGTTGGCCGTCGATCCTAAAATGCACTCACACTCTTGGCTTCTAAAAGCGCAAGACAAGGTTACTGATAAGCTTGAGTTAGTGCTGGTCAACGATAACCCGGTCGATCTAATCTGGTCGGACAGAC is a genomic window containing:
- the uvrD gene encoding DNA helicase II, which gives rise to MDASLLLDGLNDKQREAVAAPLENMLVLAGAGSGKTRVLVHRIAWLMAVENASPFSIMSVTFTNKAAAEMRGRIEELMMGSASGMWNGTFHGICHRILRAHYLDAKLPEDFQILDSEDQQRLLRRLIKAMNLDEKQWPARQAAWWINAKKDEGLRPNHIDCYQDPITKTNLQIYTAYQEACDRAGLVDFAEILLRAHELLRDKQHIREHYQARFKHILVDEFQDTNNIQYAWLRMMAGPEARVMIVGDDDQSIYGWRGAKVENIQRFLDEFLGAKTIRLEQNYRSTKTILSAANELISNNTERMGKELWTDGNDGEPISVYSAYNELDEARFTVSKIKEWQEKGGALNDTAMLYRNNAQSRVLEEALIQSGLPYRIYGGMRFFERQEIKDALCYLRLMSNRNDDAAFERVVNTPTRGMGDKTLETIRFAARDRGATLWQASQALLEEKVLAGRAAGALSRFIELINALEDDTFEMPMHHQTDHVIKNSGLYAMYEQEKGEKSKARIENLEELVTATRQFEKPEEAEELSELTAFLTHAALEAGEGQADEFDDAVQLMTLHSAKGLEFPLVFMVGVEEGMFPSQMSAEEAGRLEEERRLCYVGMTRAKEKLYITYAEMRRLYGQDKYHKPSRFIRELPETCLDEVRMKAQVSRPASSGRFSQQVVKENFNETGFSLGARVMHPKFGEGTIINFEGSGPQSRVQVAFNGEGIKWLVTAFAKLEKL
- a CDS encoding BufA1 family periplasmic bufferin-type metallophore, with translation MKKSNLAVTAAVTGLLAIAGTTLTATSAVAAEKEKCYGVSKAGKNDCATKTSSCAGTSKEDFQKDAFIVVPKGLCDRLAGGSNTSS
- the bufB gene encoding MNIO family bufferin maturase is translated as MHNKVGVGLRTPHLDYFSEEATGLSWLEIHSENYFLPNSLQRQQLNQIADNYDISCHGIGLSLGSVEGVSQSHLARLERLINDLQPILVSDHLSWSENGGHYFNDLLPLPYTEEALDVFCRNVLQVQDAIKRPLLIENPSSYVKFSHSTIDEWVFLSEVQKRTDCQLLLDFNNIYVSAFNHGFDCDEYLAGIDATKVDEIHLAGFTIKQHEKGEIWIDTHSRPVCDEVWALFDAWIKEHGERHTLIEWDLDIPEPQVLIQEASKASHYLMQIQGESYGTFPR
- a CDS encoding HvfC/BufC N-terminal domain-containing protein, whose translation is MALSLAELQNQFAKALHYQATGESCDLVSDEFSADERMQIYRNNFVMSLCEVIEATYPKVLALVGEECFQQLARQHVLTRPLTEGDVSGYGEGFADTIRQFDQVIAAVPYLSDIADMEWKLDLSEMALSLAREKPYLSLDKLASVAEEQQPSLVLHLASNIQLISSQFAVFSLWEALEKEKFDGLELNNAEQGVVWLDSARHLHIDPISDEVHQLIQSCSMGLSLAEIEPDLLTHLNTLMASGYLDGFSIKEQQIEEEL
- a CDS encoding DoxX family protein, whose protein sequence is MSSAIRNIIDTYDGIVDKLQAGFIPLLLVFCRLWVAWVFFNSGLTKIASWDSTLYLFEFEYVVPLLPWEFAAYSGTAAELILPVFLALGLFTRPMAAILFVFNIIAVISYPLLWEKGFYDHQLWGLMILINVVWGAGLISVDHILKKKLTQ
- the tsrA gene encoding H-NS-like global regulator TsrA, which produces MSMTTYEMARILEQLEESPEKVMFGKLLSELGNQSEERIRSAAKQVPLHMLRDIVYQFQQVIESRKSESVQQLAAELAQQGISPDELKEFLSKK
- a CDS encoding multidrug effflux MFS transporter, with amino-acid sequence MSTINPEKVSKLQFTMLVMLVLFSPMAIDIYLPALPTMAKAFQVDATLAQDTVTWFLFAMGIGQLFAGPIADRYGRRTVALGGIVIYGLSAYLAWVAQSIEWMLMARLLQGFGACATSVAAFATVRDMFGPQKSGRMISYLNGAICFIPALAPILGSWLTQQFGWRSNFSFMAGFAVIGGIMMLMNLKETNPSRSEEPLFRPSRYLSVLKHPSFIFHSSLCMLGMAVILAYVTSAPVVLMTNMGITMNAFTFWFGINAIFNIVFCMVAPKLMDRWGTHGTLVFGVVVLLIGGTMMLGMKSWQTPLGFMLPIFMSSIGFACIMGAGAGKALAPFGDKAGTAAALLGLFQMSGSGLMVGIMQRLSFEPETLIALHMWLLAPALIILYSRVGRNWHAEAVS
- a CDS encoding LysR family transcriptional regulator — its product is MNIEQLGRIDLNLLVCLNVLLEERNVTRAASRLCLTQSAVSKSLAKLRTQFDDPLFYRSAHGLNPTPRALFLKPKLEALIYHLESITQPDSFDPKTSDRRFHISLVESVYPLILPHFLPKLFQESPGIKLTTHPWNKETFKLLQSGDMDFGITGKDIDINDATLTMLPPSDIEMQEIFQDEQICLVRKYHPVLSRHWDLDAYLAERHVQVRCDGNDRWLLDYKLADKGLERDIALYVPDFNSAASLCTYTDFVFTAPRHFAQYISGYLDLVLLPLPTELPPMAYTLFWHKDRTQDAALSWFRNIITSHTHHLNSVV